From a single Paenibacillus sp. FSL W8-0426 genomic region:
- a CDS encoding NCS2 family permease, which yields MKQGWMTRRLGLEPGNQWKKELIAGAISYFAVVYIVMVNATILADAGMPLQAAMVGTLLTSIAGCLLMAFWGKSPIVVVPGMGINAFFTYTLVHSMKLSWQEALAVVTVTGILFAVVAFTSLYKMVSEAIPKNLQHGITVGIGLFLTFIGLQKSGIVIAHQTTFVTIGHFGEPGVITACVTLVIALILFIRNVPGGLLISILAGTALAYVLGAVQPGEPVSAGAAIRQYGGLFAQLSFDHLAQLAFWIAVFLLLLIVVFENIGLITAQTQLIGRPERFKGSLRALSVTNVFAGIFGSSPAVAAAETTAGIAAGGRSGLTPLVTAVLFGATFFFIPLLGYIPDSAIAPILIIIGGLMVQDVRQMDFRDFTEAFPAFLIMVMIPFTYSIVDGMAFGFIAYPLAKLAAGQGKNVPGVMYGISILFLANFILHGIL from the coding sequence ATGAAACAAGGATGGATGACCAGACGCCTCGGATTGGAGCCGGGGAACCAGTGGAAAAAGGAACTGATCGCAGGAGCGATTTCCTATTTTGCCGTGGTATACATCGTCATGGTCAATGCTACAATTTTGGCGGATGCCGGCATGCCGCTGCAGGCGGCGATGGTTGGCACGCTGCTGACGTCCATCGCAGGCTGCCTGCTCATGGCGTTCTGGGGCAAATCCCCGATCGTGGTTGTGCCGGGCATGGGGATCAACGCGTTTTTTACATATACCTTGGTGCATTCCATGAAGCTGAGCTGGCAGGAGGCACTGGCCGTCGTCACCGTTACGGGCATTCTGTTTGCGGTCGTTGCTTTTACATCGTTATATAAAATGGTCAGCGAAGCCATACCCAAAAACTTGCAGCATGGCATTACCGTAGGCATCGGGTTGTTTTTGACCTTTATCGGCCTGCAAAAAAGCGGGATCGTGATCGCGCACCAGACGACGTTTGTGACGATCGGGCATTTCGGCGAACCGGGGGTCATCACCGCTTGCGTCACGCTGGTCATCGCGCTGATATTATTCATTCGCAACGTGCCCGGCGGCCTGCTGATCAGCATATTGGCGGGAACGGCGTTGGCCTATGTGCTTGGAGCCGTGCAGCCGGGAGAGCCGGTGTCAGCCGGAGCAGCGATCCGCCAATACGGCGGCCTGTTCGCCCAGCTGTCGTTCGATCATTTGGCGCAGCTCGCCTTTTGGATCGCGGTTTTCCTGTTGTTGTTGATCGTTGTATTCGAAAATATCGGCCTGATCACTGCGCAGACGCAGTTGATCGGCCGTCCGGAACGGTTCAAAGGCAGTTTGCGTGCCCTGTCCGTAACCAATGTGTTTGCAGGCATCTTCGGCAGCAGCCCGGCTGTGGCAGCCGCGGAAACGACGGCAGGCATCGCCGCAGGCGGGCGTTCGGGCCTTACGCCGCTCGTGACGGCCGTGCTGTTCGGCGCGACCTTTTTCTTCATTCCGCTGCTCGGTTATATTCCGGACAGCGCGATTGCACCTATTTTGATCATCATCGGGGGCTTGATGGTTCAGGACGTAAGGCAGATGGATTTTCGCGATTTTACCGAAGCTTTCCCGGCATTTCTGATCATGGTCATGATTCCTTTTACGTACAGCATCGTGGACGGCATGGCGTTTGGATTCATCGCTTATCCGCTCGCAAAGCTGGCTGCAGGACAAGGAAAAAACGTTCCGGGGGTCATGTACGGCATCTCCATTCTGTTCTTGGCCAATTTCATTTTGCACGGCATTTTGTAG
- a CDS encoding tRNA threonylcarbamoyladenosine dehydratase, whose protein sequence is MLHQFSRTELAIGPEGLETMKNSTVAVLGIGGVGSIAVEALARTGVGRIILIDKDVVDITNINRQIHALTTTVGQKKADLMVERVKLINPECEAIALNMFYTEETYEELFKYELDYVVDASDTIIYKIHLIKECLKRGIPIISSMGAANKMDPTKFQVADISKTSMDPIARVVRTKLRKDGIKKGVKVVFSTEEPMKPRADVTEKIVPENAPEIRKAKQPPASNAYVPPVVGLIMVSVVVKELLEIAEKKKKN, encoded by the coding sequence ATGCTCCATCAATTTTCAAGAACAGAGCTCGCAATCGGACCTGAAGGTCTTGAAACGATGAAAAACAGCACCGTTGCGGTGCTCGGCATTGGCGGCGTCGGCTCCATCGCGGTGGAGGCCCTCGCCCGTACCGGCGTTGGTCGTATCATCCTGATCGACAAGGATGTCGTGGACATCACCAACATCAACCGTCAGATCCATGCCTTGACCACGACCGTGGGCCAAAAAAAGGCAGACCTGATGGTGGAACGGGTCAAGCTGATCAATCCCGAGTGCGAAGCGATCGCGCTGAACATGTTCTATACCGAAGAGACGTATGAAGAATTGTTCAAATACGAGCTGGATTACGTGGTGGATGCTTCGGATACGATCATTTACAAAATCCATCTCATCAAGGAGTGCCTGAAGCGCGGCATTCCGATCATTTCCAGCATGGGTGCGGCCAACAAAATGGACCCGACGAAATTCCAGGTGGCGGACATTTCCAAAACGTCCATGGACCCGATCGCCCGCGTCGTGCGCACGAAGCTGCGCAAAGACGGCATCAAAAAAGGCGTGAAGGTGGTATTCTCCACCGAGGAGCCGATGAAACCTCGCGCGGACGTTACGGAGAAGATCGTTCCCGAGAACGCTCCGGAAATCCGCAAAGCCAAGCAGCCGCCGGCAAGCAACGCCTACGTCCCTCCGGTGGTCGGACTGATCATGGTCAGCGTCGTGGTCAAAGAGCTGCTTGAAATCGCCGAGAAAAAGAAGAAAAATTAA
- the dtd gene encoding D-aminoacyl-tRNA deacylase produces the protein MRVLVQRCKEARVTVGDEVTGQIEFGLMLLVGITHEDTEKDAVYLADKIAGLRIFEDEQEKMNLSLIDVGGAVLSVSQFTLYGDCRKGKRPSFAAAARPEAAAALYETFNQLLRDKGIQVETGRFGAMMDVTFTNWGPVTLMVESPIRQEGQA, from the coding sequence ATGAGAGTGCTTGTACAACGTTGCAAAGAAGCCCGGGTTACCGTCGGGGACGAAGTGACTGGACAGATCGAATTCGGCCTGATGCTGCTGGTCGGCATCACGCATGAGGATACGGAAAAGGATGCCGTTTATCTGGCCGACAAAATCGCCGGTTTGCGGATTTTCGAGGATGAGCAGGAGAAAATGAATCTCAGCCTGATTGACGTGGGCGGAGCCGTTCTGTCGGTCTCCCAGTTCACCTTGTACGGCGACTGCCGTAAGGGCAAGCGCCCCAGCTTTGCGGCTGCGGCAAGACCTGAAGCGGCGGCTGCATTGTATGAAACATTCAACCAATTGCTGCGGGATAAGGGCATTCAGGTCGAAACCGGACGTTTCGGGGCTATGATGGATGTGACCTTTACCAATTGGGGACCGGTGACGCTCATGGTGGAAAGCCCGATTCGTCAGGAAGGCCAGGCATAA
- a CDS encoding ABC transporter ATP-binding protein yields the protein MQDTEQKKQTEPKLGKKGFKDFAKLIASTQPPKLILIVALILTLIQTTAGLIVPLMTKGLIDGLTMSALNKSVIIMLIAAFVIQAIAAGISIYLLNYAGQRVVATLRTKLWNKVLSLPMPYFDRNRTGDTMSRITNDTSQIMTLIADYLVSFISNIVAVVGGVALLFYLDWVMSLIILSLVPLTLLILLPVGRKMYQISKKQQDEMAGFTSVLSQVIGEIRLVKAYGTEKQESDAGSSRIGKMFAFGLQEARILALIGPLFTFVMTAVLVVILGVGGMRVASGLLSAGELVAFILLLFQVIMPMGQFTTLYSRLQKVVGATERIQAILAHEEEPRDQTEEAPKGNENIAFNNVRFSYVTGEEVLHGIDLMLPARKVTAIVGPSGSGKSTIFSLLEQFYRPEAGSITYGGKSITAYSLSSWRSKIGYVSQESPLMAGTVKDNITYGLGRETSVEEIRRAAEMAYAKEFIEKLPQGYDTEVGERGIKLSGGQRQRIAIARALLRSPDVLLLDEATSSLDSTSEHEVQQALSNLMQGRTTVVIAHRLSTVVDSDQIVVLEHGHVTGTGTHAELLGSHEVYRELAQKQFVSQTEEAGDATS from the coding sequence ATGCAAGATACGGAGCAAAAGAAGCAAACAGAACCTAAATTGGGGAAAAAGGGATTCAAGGATTTCGCAAAACTGATCGCCTCGACTCAGCCGCCGAAGCTGATTCTCATCGTGGCCCTGATCCTCACGCTGATTCAGACGACGGCCGGATTGATCGTGCCGCTCATGACCAAAGGGCTGATTGACGGACTGACGATGTCTGCATTGAATAAATCCGTCATCATCATGCTCATTGCCGCTTTTGTCATTCAGGCGATCGCAGCGGGAATCAGCATTTATTTGCTGAACTATGCGGGACAACGGGTCGTCGCAACGCTCCGCACCAAGTTGTGGAACAAGGTGTTATCGCTGCCGATGCCGTATTTCGACCGCAACCGCACAGGGGATACGATGAGCCGCATTACCAACGATACGAGTCAAATTATGACGCTGATCGCCGATTACCTCGTTTCGTTCATATCAAACATCGTGGCGGTGGTCGGCGGCGTGGCTCTCCTGTTTTACCTGGATTGGGTCATGTCGTTGATCATTCTAAGCCTCGTTCCGCTAACATTGCTGATCCTGCTGCCCGTTGGCCGGAAAATGTACCAGATTTCGAAGAAACAGCAGGATGAGATGGCGGGTTTTACGTCGGTGCTGAGTCAGGTCATCGGTGAAATCCGTCTCGTAAAAGCATACGGTACCGAAAAGCAAGAAAGCGACGCGGGCAGCTCCAGAATCGGTAAAATGTTTGCTTTTGGTCTGCAGGAGGCGAGGATACTGGCGCTGATCGGACCGCTGTTCACGTTTGTCATGACCGCGGTGCTGGTCGTCATTCTCGGCGTAGGAGGCATGCGCGTGGCATCGGGCCTGCTGTCGGCCGGGGAGCTGGTAGCATTCATTCTGCTGTTGTTCCAAGTCATCATGCCGATGGGGCAATTCACGACGCTATATTCTCGTTTGCAAAAGGTGGTAGGAGCCACCGAGCGCATCCAGGCCATACTGGCCCACGAGGAGGAGCCGCGCGATCAGACCGAAGAGGCTCCCAAAGGCAATGAAAACATTGCGTTCAACAACGTGCGCTTCTCGTACGTGACCGGAGAAGAAGTGCTGCACGGCATCGATTTGATGCTGCCTGCACGCAAAGTGACCGCGATCGTGGGGCCGAGCGGCAGCGGCAAATCGACCATTTTTTCTTTGCTGGAGCAGTTTTATCGCCCCGAGGCAGGCAGCATCACCTACGGCGGGAAATCAATAACGGCGTATTCGTTATCTTCGTGGCGCAGCAAAATCGGTTATGTCTCACAGGAAAGTCCGCTCATGGCTGGCACGGTGAAGGACAACATCACCTACGGCTTGGGACGTGAAACCAGTGTGGAGGAGATCCGGCGGGCGGCCGAGATGGCCTATGCCAAGGAGTTTATCGAGAAGCTGCCGCAAGGATACGACACCGAGGTAGGGGAACGCGGCATCAAGCTGTCGGGGGGACAACGCCAGCGAATCGCCATTGCGCGCGCTTTGCTGCGCAGCCCTGACGTGCTGCTGCTGGACGAAGCAACCTCAAGCCTGGACAGCACATCGGAGCATGAGGTGCAGCAAGCTTTGTCCAACCTGATGCAGGGTCGAACGACGGTGGTCATCGCGCATCGGTTGTCCACCGTGGTGGACTCGGACCAAATCGTTGTGCTGGAGCACGGCCATGTGACCGGAACGGGCACGCATGCGGAGCTGCTTGGCAGTCACGAGGTGTACCGCGAGCTGGCGCAAAAACAGTTCGTGTCGCAAACGGAAGAGGCCGGCGATGCGACATCGTAA
- a CDS encoding type 1 glutamine amidotransferase domain-containing protein: MSKIAFLLANEFEDSEMQVPYDEVKQAGHDVEIIGLKAGEVLKGKNGKATYTTDKAIADAVAADYDAVVIPGGSSPENLRTDAHILKFVTEINSAKKPIAAICHGPQILASANLLKGRTITAYPPLKDDMVNAGAEFQDHEAVVDGNFITSRTPKDEPAFVRELLKVI; this comes from the coding sequence ATGAGCAAAATCGCATTTTTGTTGGCAAACGAGTTCGAGGATTCGGAAATGCAGGTACCTTACGATGAGGTCAAGCAAGCCGGACACGATGTCGAAATTATCGGCCTCAAAGCCGGAGAAGTGTTGAAAGGAAAGAACGGCAAGGCAACATACACGACGGATAAAGCCATTGCAGACGCTGTTGCAGCCGACTATGATGCCGTGGTCATTCCCGGGGGATCGTCCCCGGAAAATTTGAGAACCGATGCTCACATTTTGAAATTCGTGACGGAGATCAACAGCGCCAAAAAACCGATTGCCGCCATCTGCCATGGACCGCAAATTTTGGCAAGCGCCAATCTGTTGAAGGGACGCACGATTACCGCATACCCGCCGCTGAAGGACGACATGGTCAATGCAGGAGCCGAATTCCAGGATCATGAAGCGGTTGTGGATGGAAATTTCATTACGTCGCGAACGCCGAAGGACGAACCGGCTTTCGTTCGCGAACTGTTGAAGGTTATCTAA
- the hisS gene encoding histidine--tRNA ligase, producing the protein MAFQKPTGTQDLLPGVVEKWQAVEEKARDLCRRYNYREIRTPIFEQTALFVRGVGETTDIVEKEMYTFDDKGNRSMTLRPEGTAGVVRSYVENKLYGEPDVSKLYYIGPMFRYERPQAGRQRQFHQFGVEAIGAVDPSIDAEVIALGYQLCVELGLQDVKVEINSVGNPASRAAYREQLLSFLRPMKDSLCKDCQSRMERNPLRVLDCKVDQDKFTGAPSILDSLDEESLNHFETLKSYLEDFGVDYAVNHRLVRGLDYYTLTAFELKAQGIGAIDTVGGGGRYNGLVGDIGGPDQPGIGFGIGLERIQLILEHQNIEVSKLAPLDVYFIALGEAADREVNRLLFKLRQSGLSGERDYLGRKMKAQMKSADRFKARYTAILGDDELERGEIALKAMETGEQRTVKLDDLAAAVRGNH; encoded by the coding sequence ATGGCATTTCAAAAACCAACAGGAACGCAGGATTTGCTGCCTGGTGTTGTCGAGAAATGGCAGGCCGTTGAGGAAAAAGCACGCGACTTGTGCCGCCGGTATAATTACCGCGAAATTCGTACCCCTATATTTGAACAGACAGCTTTGTTTGTTCGCGGCGTAGGCGAAACGACGGATATCGTGGAAAAGGAAATGTACACGTTTGATGATAAAGGGAACCGCAGCATGACGCTTCGTCCAGAGGGCACTGCCGGCGTGGTTCGCTCTTACGTGGAAAACAAACTGTATGGCGAACCTGATGTCAGCAAATTGTATTACATCGGACCGATGTTTCGTTATGAGCGCCCGCAGGCAGGACGTCAGCGCCAATTCCACCAGTTTGGCGTGGAAGCGATCGGGGCGGTCGATCCGTCGATCGACGCAGAAGTGATCGCGCTTGGTTATCAGCTGTGCGTGGAGCTTGGACTGCAGGACGTTAAAGTGGAGATCAACTCAGTCGGCAACCCGGCAAGCCGGGCGGCTTATCGCGAGCAGCTGCTGTCGTTCCTCAGACCGATGAAAGACAGCCTGTGTAAAGATTGCCAGTCCCGCATGGAGCGCAATCCGCTTCGCGTGCTCGACTGCAAGGTGGATCAAGACAAATTCACAGGCGCACCGTCCATTTTGGACAGCCTGGATGAAGAGTCCCTGAATCATTTTGAAACATTGAAATCCTACCTGGAAGACTTCGGCGTGGACTATGCCGTGAATCATCGTTTGGTTCGCGGACTGGATTATTACACATTGACTGCGTTCGAATTGAAAGCACAAGGCATTGGCGCAATCGATACGGTCGGCGGCGGCGGCAGATACAATGGACTCGTCGGCGACATCGGCGGACCGGATCAGCCTGGCATCGGTTTCGGTATCGGCCTGGAGCGCATCCAGCTTATTCTGGAGCACCAGAATATCGAAGTTAGCAAGCTTGCTCCGCTGGACGTGTACTTTATTGCCCTCGGCGAGGCTGCGGATCGCGAAGTCAATCGTTTGTTGTTCAAGCTGCGTCAATCCGGGCTGTCCGGCGAGCGCGATTATCTAGGCCGCAAAATGAAAGCCCAGATGAAATCGGCAGACCGTTTCAAAGCCCGTTATACGGCCATCCTTGGGGATGACGAGCTGGAGCGCGGCGAGATTGCGCTGAAAGCGATGGAAACGGGAGAACAACGGACCGTGAAGCTGGATGACCTGGCCGCTGCGGTAAGAGGAAACCACTGA
- the aspS gene encoding aspartate--tRNA ligase, whose product MKRSHHCGALTNAHIGETVTLNGWVQTRRDLGGVLFIDLRDRSGIVQVVFNPAYSGEALAIADRVRSEYVIAVSGKVVKRDAETVNPNLPTGEIEVQVTEIEVLNAAKTPPFFIEDGVEVDESLRLKYRYLDLRRPEMFDTLKLRSKAAKVFRDFLDGEEFIEVETPILTKSSPEGARDYLVPSRVHEGEFFALPQSPQIYKQLLMVGGLERYYQIARCFRDEDLRADRQPEFTQVDIETSFMQQDDLLPMMEQLMAKLLRETKGIELELPFQRITYADAMGKYGSDKPDLRFGMELIEVNDIVATSGVKVFASVIEKGGEVKVLNAKGCGTWSRKEIDDLGPFAARYGAKGLAWIQVKDGEFKGPIVKFFTPEEIEALKERTGAEEGDLLLFSADNKKVVADVLGNLRLKIGRQLGLIDDSKFKFAWVVDFPLLGYDEEAKRYVAEHHPFTRPKDEDLHLFDSNPGEIRAQAYDLVLNGYEVGGGSMRIYKRDVQEKMFDALGLSPEVAKEKFGYLLEAFEYGTPPHGGIAFGFDRLVMLLAGRTNLRETIAFPKTASATDLLMNAPSEVDLDQLEQLHIRVARKPVAEKK is encoded by the coding sequence ATGAAAAGAAGTCATCATTGCGGCGCTTTGACGAACGCACACATCGGTGAAACCGTAACACTGAACGGCTGGGTTCAAACCCGTCGTGACCTTGGAGGCGTCCTGTTCATCGATCTGCGCGACCGCAGCGGCATCGTGCAGGTGGTATTCAACCCGGCATATTCCGGCGAAGCCCTTGCCATTGCGGACAGAGTGCGCAGCGAGTACGTCATTGCCGTATCCGGTAAAGTCGTGAAGCGCGATGCCGAAACGGTAAACCCGAACCTGCCTACAGGTGAAATCGAAGTGCAAGTGACCGAAATCGAAGTGCTGAATGCGGCCAAAACACCTCCGTTCTTCATCGAAGACGGCGTTGAAGTCGATGAGTCTCTTCGTTTGAAATATCGTTATTTGGACCTGCGCCGCCCGGAAATGTTCGATACGCTGAAGCTGCGTTCCAAAGCAGCCAAAGTATTCCGCGACTTCCTGGATGGCGAAGAGTTCATCGAAGTGGAAACGCCGATCCTGACCAAGAGCTCGCCGGAAGGCGCGCGTGACTATCTCGTGCCGAGCCGCGTGCATGAAGGCGAATTTTTCGCCCTGCCTCAGTCCCCGCAAATTTACAAGCAGTTGCTGATGGTCGGTGGACTGGAGCGTTACTATCAGATCGCCCGCTGCTTCCGTGACGAGGATCTGCGTGCTGACCGCCAGCCGGAGTTCACGCAAGTCGACATTGAAACGTCCTTCATGCAACAGGATGACCTGCTGCCGATGATGGAACAATTGATGGCGAAATTGCTGCGCGAGACGAAAGGCATTGAGCTCGAACTGCCATTCCAACGCATTACTTATGCGGATGCCATGGGCAAATACGGCTCCGACAAGCCAGATCTGCGCTTCGGCATGGAATTGATCGAAGTGAACGACATCGTTGCGACCAGCGGCGTCAAAGTCTTTGCTTCCGTCATCGAAAAAGGCGGCGAAGTGAAAGTGCTGAACGCGAAAGGCTGCGGCACATGGAGCCGGAAGGAAATCGACGACCTCGGACCGTTCGCTGCACGTTATGGCGCCAAAGGTCTGGCTTGGATTCAAGTGAAAGACGGCGAATTCAAAGGGCCAATCGTGAAGTTCTTCACGCCGGAAGAGATCGAAGCGCTCAAAGAACGTACTGGAGCCGAAGAAGGGGACTTGCTGCTCTTCTCTGCCGACAACAAAAAAGTCGTTGCCGACGTGCTCGGCAACCTGCGTCTCAAAATCGGCCGCCAGCTTGGCCTGATCGATGACAGCAAATTCAAATTCGCTTGGGTTGTGGACTTCCCACTGCTCGGTTATGATGAAGAAGCAAAACGTTATGTAGCTGAACACCATCCGTTCACACGTCCGAAAGACGAGGATCTGCACCTGTTCGACAGCAATCCGGGCGAGATCCGTGCCCAAGCGTATGACCTCGTATTGAACGGTTACGAAGTCGGCGGTGGTTCGATGCGTATTTACAAACGCGACGTACAGGAAAAAATGTTCGACGCACTGGGCCTTTCCCCGGAAGTGGCGAAAGAAAAATTCGGTTACTTGCTTGAAGCATTCGAATACGGAACACCACCACACGGCGGGATCGCCTTTGGTTTCGACCGTCTCGTCATGCTGCTGGCTGGACGCACCAACCTGCGCGAAACGATTGCGTTCCCGAAAACGGCAAGTGCAACGGACCTGCTCATGAACGCTCCATCCGAAGTAGATCTGGATCAACTGGAACAGCTGCATATCCGCGTAGCCCGCAAACCGGTGGCGGAAAAGAAATAA